A single genomic interval of Rhinatrema bivittatum chromosome 12, aRhiBiv1.1, whole genome shotgun sequence harbors:
- the RABIF gene encoding guanine nucleotide exchange factor MSS4, which produces MEPDSSLVSAGGSNSKAVLCQRCSSTVLLPGSARYCQKELFLPSMRKKTALAGDTSPEGETLQDHWLVDDMYSFENIGFTKDVGNIKYLICADCEIGPIGWHCLEDKKSFYVALERVKHE; this is translated from the exons ATGGAGCCGGACTCCAGCCTAGTGTCTGCAGGAGGCAGCAACTCGAAAGCGGTTTTGTGCCAGCGCTGTAGCTCCACTGTACTGCTACCCGGTTCGGCGCGGTACTGCCAAAAAGAG CTTTTCCTTCCCTCCATGAGGAAGAAGACAGCACTGGCAGGTGACACTTCCCCTGAAGGTGAGACGTTGCAGGATCATTGGCTTGTGGATGATATGTATTCCTTTGAAAACATTGGCTTCACCAAAGATGTTGGCAACATAAAGTATCTAATCTGTGCAGACTGTGAAATTGGACCAATTGGCTGGCACTGTCTGGAAGACAAGAAAAGCTTCTATGTGGCCTTGGAACGCGTGAAACATGAATAA